One Lentibacillus cibarius DNA window includes the following coding sequences:
- a CDS encoding sodium-dependent transporter yields MENRSQWGTRAGFILAAIGSAVGLGNIWRFPATAYENGGGAFMIPYLIALLTAGIPILIMEFTMGHKYRGSSPLTYSRMNKKSEWIGWWGVLIAFVISTYYSVIIAWAISYSIFSLNLSWGTDTPGFLTGDYLQVTAPGEFGGFVPGVLIPLIIVWLIVLGVLYKGVKKGIEMANRIFIPTLVVVFLIIVIRAITLPGAFEGLNAFFTPDLSAIMDGQVWVAAYGQIFFSMSIAFAIMITYSSYLPKKSDLTNNAFIVGFGNSSFELLCGIGVFSVLGFMAAQEGVPVDKVVEGGVGLAFMVFPQIINKFPALNELFGFLFFASLVLAGLSSLISIIETYVAGLIDKFKISRAKAVLFGGGFAALVSLIFATRGGLNFLDAADYFINQFGVAFIGLVEVVFVAWVLRKLGEFKDHANEISDIRLGGWWTFSLSVITPIVLGYTMFDLFKTNILKQFDTDTGNYANYPDAFILYGGWFIAVGALLIGIIMTLIKWKGSKNTNESTKEAK; encoded by the coding sequence ATGGAAAATCGTTCTCAATGGGGGACAAGAGCGGGTTTCATTTTAGCAGCAATAGGTTCTGCGGTCGGACTGGGCAACATTTGGCGTTTTCCGGCAACTGCATATGAAAATGGTGGAGGAGCATTTATGATTCCCTACCTTATTGCGTTGTTGACAGCAGGTATTCCGATTTTAATTATGGAATTCACCATGGGTCATAAATACCGTGGCTCTTCACCATTGACCTACAGCAGAATGAACAAAAAAAGCGAATGGATTGGCTGGTGGGGCGTGTTAATCGCATTCGTCATTTCGACCTATTACTCTGTCATCATTGCCTGGGCAATATCCTATTCTATATTTTCCCTCAACTTAAGCTGGGGCACGGATACACCAGGATTTTTAACAGGAGACTATTTGCAAGTTACAGCTCCAGGTGAGTTTGGAGGTTTCGTCCCAGGTGTTCTTATACCTTTAATTATTGTTTGGTTAATTGTTTTAGGCGTTCTTTATAAAGGCGTAAAAAAGGGTATTGAAATGGCAAATCGCATTTTCATTCCTACATTGGTGGTCGTGTTTTTAATCATTGTAATTCGTGCTATTACGCTGCCAGGTGCTTTCGAAGGATTGAACGCGTTCTTCACGCCTGATTTAAGTGCCATAATGGATGGGCAAGTTTGGGTTGCCGCATATGGCCAAATATTCTTTAGTATGTCCATTGCATTTGCAATAATGATTACTTATTCTAGTTATTTACCTAAAAAGTCAGATTTAACAAATAACGCCTTCATTGTTGGATTTGGCAACTCCAGTTTTGAACTGCTTTGTGGGATAGGCGTCTTTTCGGTATTAGGTTTTATGGCTGCGCAGGAAGGCGTTCCGGTTGATAAAGTTGTCGAAGGGGGAGTTGGTTTAGCATTCATGGTATTCCCTCAAATTATCAATAAATTTCCTGCGCTTAATGAGTTATTCGGATTTTTATTCTTTGCGTCACTTGTTTTAGCCGGGCTTTCGTCGTTGATATCAATTATTGAAACTTATGTTGCTGGTCTCATCGATAAGTTTAAAATTTCCCGTGCAAAAGCAGTGTTGTTCGGTGGTGGATTTGCAGCATTAGTTTCGCTGATATTTGCGACACGAGGTGGTTTGAACTTCCTTGACGCGGCAGATTATTTCATTAACCAATTTGGTGTTGCCTTTATTGGTTTAGTTGAAGTCGTGTTTGTTGCTTGGGTACTTCGTAAGCTTGGAGAATTCAAGGACCATGCCAATGAAATTTCTGATATTAGACTCGGCGGTTGGTGGACGTTCAGCTTGAGTGTCATCACACCGATTGTGCTGGGCTATACGATGTTTGATTTATTTAAAACAAACATCTTGAAGCAGTTTGATACGGATACAGGGAATTATGCGAATTACCCGGATGCATTTATCTTGTATGGTGGCTGGTTTATTGCTGTAGGTGCGTTGTTGATTGGTATTATCATGACATTGATCAAATGGAAAGGTTCCAAAAATACGAACGAATCTACTAAGGAGGCGAAGTAA
- the sufU gene encoding Fe-S cluster assembly sulfur transfer protein SufU, which translates to MSFSNLDTLYRQVIMDHYKNPRNKGTIDGNALTVDMNNPTCGDRIQLQLQVEDGIVQDAKFTGEGCSISMSSASMMTQAIQGKKLDDALKMSKAFSEMMLGEDVDTEELDMGDVESLQGVSQFPARIKCATLAWKAMEKGVQEQ; encoded by the coding sequence ATGTCTTTTAGCAACCTTGATACACTATACAGACAAGTCATTATGGATCACTATAAAAATCCGCGTAACAAGGGCACTATTGATGGCAACGCTCTGACTGTCGATATGAACAATCCGACTTGCGGTGATAGAATTCAACTGCAGTTGCAGGTGGAAGATGGAATTGTTCAGGATGCTAAATTCACTGGTGAAGGTTGTTCCATCAGTATGTCATCCGCTTCAATGATGACCCAGGCAATTCAAGGGAAAAAGCTTGATGACGCATTGAAAATGTCGAAAGCTTTTTCAGAAATGATGCTTGGCGAGGATGTGGATACAGAAGAGTTGGATATGGGTGATGTTGAGTCATTACAGGGCGTTTCCCAATTTCCGGCTCGGATTAAATGTGCAACCCTTGCTTGGAAGGCAATGGAAAAAGGTGTTCAGGAACAGTAA
- a CDS encoding YunC family protein: protein MVTVTPIEMDGMNFTAVTVKLPKTNLLVVSNDIGYIMCGALDVDLFNEALADRKTVAGRARGVKTIDQLLDAPLEKVTNASSAYGWEPGITGKEALMKLT, encoded by the coding sequence ATGGTAACGGTAACCCCGATAGAAATGGATGGAATGAATTTTACAGCTGTAACGGTGAAACTTCCTAAAACTAATTTATTAGTCGTCTCCAATGATATCGGCTACATCATGTGTGGTGCATTAGATGTGGATCTTTTTAATGAAGCACTTGCGGACAGAAAAACAGTTGCTGGCAGAGCAAGAGGTGTTAAAACAATCGATCAGCTGCTAGATGCGCCACTCGAAAAGGTAACGAATGCATCAAGTGCGTACGGCTGGGAGCCGGGAATAACCGGAAAGGAAGCCTTGATGAAACTAACTTAG
- the yunB gene encoding sporulation protein YunB → MRKRMGFSRKKITSKPLSVKNVLVITLVLFVLMIFLSIVIIDKGIKPTLMEIAEKKTTEFATRGINTAVRFAENYNYDDLLNITYSNDGNVATYNWNSAIVSEINRVATDRVEEYFRYMNTGEPPDYQNSLFEPEEFEDTTENLPRKDPTVVEVPIGQATGNSILANLGPKIPVNFEFIGNVQTNVKREEEPLGLNGSWVSLYVEVEADVQVIVPFTTDTATVSTEIYIDGGALMGDIPEFYGGGNSENPSISVPKDDLTRDK, encoded by the coding sequence GTGCGAAAGCGAATGGGATTCAGCAGAAAAAAAATTACCAGCAAGCCGCTCTCCGTTAAGAACGTCTTGGTTATAACGCTAGTATTGTTTGTGTTGATGATTTTTTTGAGTATTGTCATCATTGATAAAGGTATTAAACCAACGCTAATGGAAATTGCTGAAAAAAAAACGACCGAATTCGCCACTCGAGGAATCAATACAGCAGTCCGGTTCGCTGAAAATTATAATTACGATGATTTATTAAACATTACATATAGTAATGACGGCAATGTTGCTACATACAACTGGAATTCTGCCATTGTTAGTGAAATAAACAGGGTAGCAACCGATCGTGTGGAAGAATACTTTCGGTATATGAACACCGGCGAACCGCCAGATTATCAGAATTCACTCTTTGAACCGGAAGAATTCGAGGATACAACAGAAAACTTGCCACGAAAAGATCCGACCGTAGTGGAAGTTCCGATTGGCCAGGCAACCGGCAATTCGATTTTAGCTAATTTAGGACCAAAGATTCCGGTCAATTTTGAGTTTATCGGTAATGTACAGACGAATGTCAAGCGTGAAGAAGAACCCCTTGGACTGAATGGTTCGTGGGTGTCATTGTATGTGGAAGTCGAGGCGGACGTGCAAGTGATTGTTCCGTTTACAACGGATACCGCCACCGTCAGTACAGAAATTTATATTGATGGTGGTGCACTGATGGGTGATATACCAGAATTTTATGGTGGCGGTAATAGTGAAAATCCATCTATTTCCGTACCGAAAGATGACTTAACAAGGGATAAGTAA
- a CDS encoding sulfite exporter TauE/SafE family protein, with the protein MVYVVCLVIAVLSAFTGSLIGLGGGVVLIPAMLFMHHYIDAFAWAVPQVIVGISLITMIFTACSSTIAYIKKGRVHYRIGGLLLLGSIPGGILGSWLNQFIHADSFSLYFGVLMILLSLLFFIKRKRSGNLDQSGERTAAKYISVLPAFFISLTVGVISGLFGIGGGAIMVPAMIVLFGLPIHIATATSMFMILFISIISASTHIALGHITWQYVLIFIPGALIGGTLGAKVSQLVSSNALEWVLRIVLVLVGARLIMEGLM; encoded by the coding sequence ATGGTTTATGTTGTTTGCTTGGTGATTGCCGTGTTATCTGCATTCACCGGCAGTTTAATTGGATTGGGCGGGGGTGTTGTTTTAATTCCGGCCATGCTATTTATGCATCACTATATAGATGCTTTTGCGTGGGCTGTGCCACAGGTGATCGTCGGGATTTCCCTTATTACAATGATATTTACTGCCTGTTCATCAACAATTGCCTACATAAAGAAGGGCCGTGTTCATTATAGGATAGGTGGCTTATTGTTATTGGGCAGCATACCGGGTGGCATATTGGGATCGTGGCTTAACCAGTTTATACACGCTGATAGTTTCTCGCTTTATTTCGGAGTATTGATGATTTTGTTGTCATTACTTTTTTTTATTAAACGAAAGCGCTCTGGAAATCTAGATCAGTCAGGAGAGAGGACAGCTGCTAAATATATTTCAGTTCTTCCGGCATTTTTCATTTCATTGACTGTCGGGGTGATTTCGGGCTTGTTCGGCATTGGTGGTGGTGCAATCATGGTTCCAGCGATGATAGTTCTTTTTGGTTTACCTATTCATATTGCCACTGCAACATCGATGTTTATGATTTTATTTATTAGTATAATAAGTGCAAGCACACATATTGCACTTGGACATATCACATGGCAATATGTACTTATTTTCATTCCGGGTGCTTTAATTGGCGGCACACTAGGAGCAAAAGTCAGTCAGTTAGTATCAAGTAATGCACTGGAATGGGTGTTGCGGATTGTACTGGTATTAGTCGGTGCCCGTCTGATTATGGAAGGATTGATGTAA
- a CDS encoding ISLre2 family transposase: METIISRLYALIKETNNLVDLEESIRLYMYEVFASQMGEVFTQINKVIKAEKQKLGWTVEREDWKTVQFTFGAVRFRHTLMHDLKGDSHYPFDEWAGLRKSQRYSPLTEVKVAELASESTYRASVQTLKEWTPVTMSHQTVGSIVKRVGDAQSQADVELAAELEEAASLPEGKEVDYLYTEADGVFVRSTKKKKSHEVRHAIMHEGWVKNGKRVSLSNQHVIMTTKPTDDFWKEVQSYAAHGYSLENTQVVTNSDGGQGYTAERFQEAFSQSRYPVLNQLDAYHVAQALNRALGGEKSEFKDGIRKALKQHDWQQFILWLDTYESTLENAKQVEKVNGFRTYIQHNWDRIFDWREKVEDPPEDARGLGAMESNQRRVSFRMKRRGMHWSVEGSEAMVKVKQGILNNTLRDVYLTSQKRSARKQRDVEKTVRMTEYLNQPTRPSIGAKEGSISLYTAHSSAIGNLMKSFR; encoded by the coding sequence ATGGAAACTATTATATCAAGATTATACGCATTAATAAAGGAAACAAACAACTTAGTTGATTTGGAAGAAAGCATTCGACTCTATATGTATGAGGTGTTTGCTTCCCAGATGGGGGAAGTGTTCACACAGATTAATAAGGTGATTAAAGCTGAGAAACAGAAGTTGGGCTGGACTGTCGAGCGTGAAGATTGGAAAACGGTTCAATTCACGTTTGGGGCAGTTCGTTTTCGGCATACATTAATGCATGACCTGAAAGGTGATTCTCACTATCCCTTTGATGAGTGGGCTGGTCTTCGGAAAAGTCAACGATACAGTCCCCTGACGGAGGTAAAAGTGGCTGAATTGGCTAGTGAGAGCACGTATCGTGCATCAGTCCAAACTTTGAAGGAATGGACCCCCGTAACGATGAGTCATCAAACAGTCGGGAGTATCGTGAAGCGTGTTGGAGATGCGCAGTCCCAGGCTGATGTGGAACTGGCGGCTGAACTGGAGGAAGCAGCGTCCCTTCCGGAGGGAAAAGAAGTTGACTATTTATATACAGAGGCAGATGGCGTTTTTGTCCGTTCTACAAAGAAAAAGAAAAGCCATGAGGTCCGGCATGCGATTATGCATGAAGGCTGGGTCAAAAATGGCAAACGGGTCTCACTCAGCAATCAACACGTAATCATGACAACGAAGCCGACTGATGACTTTTGGAAAGAGGTGCAGTCATATGCGGCCCATGGTTATTCGCTGGAGAATACGCAGGTTGTGACAAATAGTGATGGCGGGCAGGGCTACACAGCTGAACGGTTCCAGGAAGCCTTTTCCCAGTCCCGTTATCCCGTGTTGAATCAACTTGACGCTTACCATGTAGCTCAGGCGTTAAATCGGGCATTAGGCGGTGAAAAGAGTGAATTTAAGGACGGGATAAGAAAAGCGTTAAAACAACACGATTGGCAACAGTTCATACTTTGGCTGGATACATACGAAAGTACCCTGGAAAACGCAAAACAGGTAGAAAAGGTAAACGGTTTTCGAACTTACATTCAGCACAATTGGGATCGTATTTTTGACTGGCGTGAGAAAGTGGAAGACCCGCCAGAAGACGCACGAGGCTTAGGGGCTATGGAATCCAATCAGCGTCGCGTTTCTTTCCGGATGAAAAGACGGGGGATGCATTGGAGCGTAGAAGGCAGTGAAGCTATGGTGAAAGTAAAACAGGGTATCCTCAATAACACGTTGCGGGATGTTTATCTCACATCCCAAAAACGAAGCGCACGCAAGCAGCGAGACGTTGAAAAGACCGTTCGCATGACGGAGTATTTGAATCAGCCAACACGCCCATCGATTGGCGCAAAAGAAGGTTCCATCAGTTTATATACAGCCCATTCATCAGCGATAGGAAACTTGATGAAGAGTTTTAGGTAA
- a CDS encoding M23 family metallopeptidase, with product MLAAVCLIYIQLPHLIQAKEAEDKSIHEQRMALYRKTEAITQIPWYYLAAIDQYERNSNENNTDDQLVSISLPTEIWYGIGNSSMIKDINFIQFFNGKGKDGNGDGKADPEQPEDALFTMANMLLEYGPTRDEIKIALWNYYKRDLTVQTIMNTANVFKKFNRIKLTDREFPVDTDYNYSYNNNWGDRRGFGGIRIHEGSDIFADYGTPVKSTTYGVVELKGWNLYGGWRIGIRDINNIYHYYAHMSGYNDDIKVGQIVEPGDILGSVGSTGYGPPGTSGKFPPHLHYGMYKDNGSKEWSFDPYPYLRKWERMSK from the coding sequence ATGCTGGCGGCAGTTTGTCTGATTTACATTCAGCTTCCACACCTTATCCAAGCAAAAGAAGCGGAAGATAAGTCAATACACGAGCAGCGCATGGCTTTATACAGGAAAACAGAAGCAATAACCCAGATCCCATGGTATTATTTAGCCGCCATCGACCAATATGAACGGAACAGCAATGAAAACAATACGGACGATCAGCTTGTATCCATATCGTTGCCAACCGAAATTTGGTATGGCATTGGAAACAGTTCCATGATTAAGGATATTAATTTTATTCAATTTTTTAACGGAAAAGGCAAAGATGGCAATGGAGATGGGAAAGCAGACCCTGAGCAGCCGGAAGATGCTTTGTTCACCATGGCTAATATGCTGTTGGAATATGGTCCTACAAGGGATGAAATAAAAATTGCGTTGTGGAACTACTATAAACGGGATCTCACGGTACAAACTATCATGAATACAGCCAATGTGTTTAAAAAATTTAATCGGATTAAATTAACAGACAGGGAATTCCCGGTCGATACCGATTACAATTATTCCTACAACAACAACTGGGGAGATCGGCGAGGTTTTGGAGGCATTCGAATTCACGAAGGCTCTGATATCTTTGCGGATTATGGGACACCAGTTAAGTCGACAACATATGGCGTTGTAGAGCTAAAAGGCTGGAATTTATACGGTGGCTGGCGGATTGGTATACGAGATATCAATAATATTTATCATTATTATGCACATATGAGTGGTTACAATGATGATATTAAAGTGGGGCAAATAGTTGAACCTGGTGACATTCTTGGCAGTGTTGGGTCAACCGGTTACGGGCCACCGGGAACTTCAGGTAAATTTCCACCACATTTGCATTACGGTATGTATAAGGATAATGGATCGAAAGAATGGTCATTTGATCCATATCCCTATTTAAGAAAATGGGAAAGAATGTCAAAGTAA
- the sufB gene encoding Fe-S cluster assembly protein SufB — protein MAKQVPEMEDYKYGFHDKDVSVFRSGRGLTREVVEEISRMKEEPQWMLDYRLNALEKFYKKPMPQWGGDLSELNFDEIVYYVKPSERQGKTWDEVPDEIKQTFDKLGIPEAEQKYLAGVSAQYESEVVYHNLKEDLEELGIIFKDTDTALKENEDLVKKYFGKVIPPSDNKFAALNSAVWSGGSFIYVPKGVEAKTPLQAYFRINSENMGQFERTLIIADEGSSVHYVEGCTAPVYTTNSLHSAVVEIFIHKDAYCRYTTIQNWANNVYNLVTKRASAGENATMEWIDGNLGSKLTMKYPSVWLRGEGARGHTLSIALAGRGQHQDAGAKMHHLAPNTSSSIVSKSISKQGGKVTYRGIVEFGRKATGARSNIECDTLIMDNESTSDTIPYNEINNNNISLEHEAKVSKVSEEQLFYLMSRGLGEEEATEMIVMGFIEPFTKELPMEYAVEMNRLIKMEMEGSIG, from the coding sequence ATGGCAAAACAAGTGCCAGAAATGGAAGATTATAAGTATGGCTTTCATGATAAAGACGTTTCGGTGTTTCGTTCTGGTCGAGGGTTGACACGTGAAGTAGTTGAAGAAATCTCAAGAATGAAAGAAGAACCGCAGTGGATGCTGGACTACCGGCTGAACGCGCTGGAGAAATTTTATAAAAAACCAATGCCACAATGGGGCGGCGATCTTTCCGAACTTAACTTTGACGAAATTGTATATTATGTAAAACCTTCAGAACGTCAAGGAAAAACATGGGATGAAGTACCCGATGAAATCAAACAGACATTTGATAAGCTGGGAATTCCGGAAGCCGAGCAAAAATACTTGGCTGGTGTATCCGCACAGTATGAATCAGAAGTTGTGTACCACAATCTTAAAGAGGACCTTGAAGAACTAGGTATCATTTTTAAAGATACGGATACAGCTTTGAAAGAAAATGAAGATCTTGTCAAAAAATACTTCGGTAAAGTCATTCCACCATCCGATAACAAGTTTGCCGCACTGAATTCAGCAGTTTGGTCCGGGGGCTCATTCATCTATGTTCCAAAGGGTGTTGAGGCTAAAACACCACTGCAAGCATACTTTCGGATAAACTCTGAGAATATGGGACAATTTGAACGTACACTAATTATTGCTGATGAAGGGTCATCTGTACACTATGTAGAAGGCTGTACAGCACCGGTTTACACAACCAATTCACTGCATAGTGCGGTTGTTGAAATCTTTATTCATAAAGATGCCTATTGCCGTTATACAACAATCCAAAACTGGGCTAACAATGTGTATAACTTGGTAACAAAACGTGCATCGGCAGGCGAAAATGCAACAATGGAATGGATTGATGGTAACCTTGGTTCAAAATTGACGATGAAATATCCATCGGTTTGGTTGCGTGGTGAAGGAGCACGCGGTCATACGCTGTCCATCGCACTAGCCGGGCGTGGTCAGCACCAGGATGCAGGTGCTAAAATGCATCATCTGGCTCCAAATACGTCATCGAGTATCGTATCTAAATCAATCTCTAAACAAGGCGGAAAAGTGACGTATCGTGGTATCGTTGAGTTTGGACGCAAAGCAACAGGTGCACGCTCCAACATTGAATGTGATACGTTAATTATGGATAACGAGTCCACCTCAGATACCATTCCATATAATGAAATCAATAACAACAATATTTCTTTGGAACACGAAGCGAAAGTATCCAAAGTTTCCGAAGAGCAGCTGTTCTATCTAATGAGCAGGGGCCTTGGTGAAGAAGAAGCGACAGAGATGATTGTTATGGGCTTCATTGAGCCGTTCACAAAAGAACTTCCAATGGAATACGCAGTTGAAATGAACCGACTGATTAAAATGGAAATGGAAGGTTCCATTGGCTAA
- a CDS encoding bifunctional metallophosphatase/5'-nucleotidase — MLEKIHFYYTNDLHSNFSNWPQVAGYLKEQKEKITQGNESCWLVDIGDHVDRVDPIAEAFMGKANVRLMNDVGYDLATLGNNEGITMAHEDLHELYNEATFQVVCSNLHSLTDKEPEWLQRVTFMQSVGGVRVGVIGLTAPFNAFYELLDWYVSDPLETLDKYIHHVKEEADIIILLSHLGLNEDQEIARRIDDIDIIIGGHTHHLLRTGETINDTVITAAGKHCTFTGEVILTWDHSDQELLKKEAYTNDVSHLPKDLNTVQTLRELGDEANQLLEQPITHLKESLEVKWFQHTELMQKLTDVMKHWTQADAAILNAGVLLDGLPAGDVSGKDVHRICPHPINPCVVELDGDELTEVIRACLTRDLTELKLKGFGFRGEVIGKMIFSGLDVETVVREDGNASVRSIRYQGEPLKSNKTYHIATADTFTFGRLLPEVSRSEVKRYFLPEFLRDLLTYTLRTYFSS, encoded by the coding sequence ATGCTGGAAAAAATTCACTTTTATTATACAAATGATTTGCACAGTAATTTTTCGAACTGGCCTCAAGTTGCCGGTTATTTGAAAGAACAAAAAGAAAAAATCACACAAGGAAATGAATCATGCTGGCTTGTTGATATTGGTGACCATGTAGATAGGGTAGATCCAATTGCAGAAGCGTTTATGGGTAAGGCAAATGTTCGGTTGATGAACGATGTCGGCTATGATCTGGCGACATTGGGCAATAATGAAGGAATCACAATGGCTCATGAGGATTTACACGAGTTATATAATGAGGCAACATTCCAGGTCGTTTGTAGCAATTTACACAGTTTGACGGATAAGGAACCTGAATGGTTGCAGCGTGTTACCTTTATGCAGTCTGTTGGTGGTGTTCGAGTTGGTGTCATTGGACTGACAGCACCGTTCAATGCCTTCTACGAGCTTTTGGACTGGTATGTTTCAGATCCGCTGGAAACACTTGATAAATATATTCATCATGTGAAAGAAGAAGCGGATATTATTATACTTCTGTCCCATTTAGGTTTAAATGAAGACCAGGAAATTGCTCGCCGAATTGATGACATTGATATTATTATCGGTGGACACACCCATCACTTATTAAGAACTGGTGAAACCATTAATGACACAGTGATTACGGCAGCGGGAAAACATTGTACATTTACTGGTGAGGTCATTCTGACATGGGACCATTCTGACCAGGAACTTCTGAAGAAGGAGGCGTATACAAACGACGTCAGTCATTTGCCTAAGGATTTGAATACGGTTCAAACGTTGCGTGAGTTAGGCGACGAAGCGAATCAATTACTTGAGCAGCCAATCACGCACTTGAAAGAATCATTGGAAGTAAAATGGTTCCAGCACACTGAATTAATGCAAAAACTGACGGATGTAATGAAACATTGGACGCAAGCGGATGCTGCCATACTTAATGCAGGTGTTTTATTGGACGGATTGCCCGCGGGTGATGTTAGCGGTAAAGATGTCCACCGTATCTGTCCTCATCCGATTAACCCTTGTGTTGTTGAATTGGACGGCGATGAACTAACAGAAGTTATTCGCGCGTGTCTGACAAGAGACTTAACGGAACTGAAACTGAAAGGATTTGGATTCCGGGGTGAGGTCATAGGTAAAATGATTTTTTCAGGACTGGATGTCGAGACGGTTGTTAGGGAAGATGGTAATGCATCTGTCCGGTCGATTAGATATCAAGGGGAGCCATTGAAGTCTAATAAAACATATCATATCGCGACGGCTGATACGTTCACATTTGGTCGATTGCTGCCGGAGGTTTCCAGATCCGAGGTGAAGCGTTACTTCTTGCCCGAATTTTTGAGGGATTTACTAACCTACACACTAAGGACTTATTTTAGCAGCTAA
- a CDS encoding YhcN/YlaJ family sporulation lipoprotein — MTKKLFITLSLLTAFALVGCNNTDNAADEREQIVDELDPEAENTPKNPEGNDKLGYVRYSKEQVDNDNEKSHIVTIDRTKMANMIARIILRNDGFDEVATLVTDKEALIAYAKEDELETDKAADMAKKTAVSILPEYFDVYVSDNEMIMHDIQSLHNSSTKNDNYDNTLDQIIDRMKQSSQGK, encoded by the coding sequence ATGACCAAGAAACTTTTTATCACATTATCTCTTCTTACGGCTTTTGCACTGGTGGGTTGTAATAATACCGACAATGCGGCCGATGAACGGGAACAAATTGTTGATGAACTCGATCCAGAAGCAGAGAATACACCTAAAAATCCTGAGGGCAATGACAAACTTGGGTATGTCCGTTATAGCAAAGAACAAGTGGATAATGACAATGAAAAAAGTCACATTGTCACCATCGACAGAACGAAGATGGCAAACATGATTGCACGAATCATTTTACGTAACGACGGTTTTGACGAGGTGGCAACACTTGTAACGGACAAGGAAGCACTAATTGCCTATGCTAAAGAGGATGAGTTGGAAACGGATAAAGCTGCTGACATGGCAAAGAAAACAGCGGTATCTATTCTGCCGGAATATTTCGATGTGTATGTATCAGATAATGAAATGATCATGCACGATATACAAAGCTTACACAATTCAAGTACGAAAAATGACAATTACGATAATACACTCGACCAAATAATTGACCGGATGAAACAATCATCGCAAGGAAAATAA
- a CDS encoding MetS family NSS transporter small subunit — protein MTGGAIAFMIISMLIIWGGLAASITNAVKNAKNR, from the coding sequence ATGACCGGTGGAGCAATAGCCTTTATGATTATCTCCATGCTGATTATTTGGGGTGGATTGGCCGCAAGTATTACCAATGCCGTAAAAAATGCTAAGAATCGCTAA
- a CDS encoding YutD family protein, with protein MIEIQGKCYEIIENEKNGFQEERIKERFSEILSKYDFIVGDWGYDQLRLKGFYDDQNPKAGFDTKISTLDDYLYEYCNFGCAYFLLKKIDK; from the coding sequence ATGATTGAAATACAAGGGAAATGTTACGAAATTATAGAGAATGAGAAAAACGGTTTTCAAGAAGAAAGGATAAAGGAACGTTTTTCTGAAATTTTATCTAAATATGATTTTATTGTCGGTGACTGGGGATATGATCAGCTTCGGTTGAAAGGCTTTTATGATGATCAGAATCCGAAAGCTGGCTTCGATACAAAAATAAGCACACTGGATGATTATTTATACGAATATTGTAATTTTGGCTGTGCTTATTTTCTCTTGAAGAAAATTGACAAATGA